One window of the Emcibacter sp. genome contains the following:
- a CDS encoding M48 family metalloprotease, protein MMSFISAKSGFSRILSVILPISMVLSSVAHAQRGGGLSILRDAEIEKTIRDFSEPLFEAAELTPDSVDTYLVNDNTLNAFVAGGQNIFIHTGLIIEATDYNQLVGVIAHETGHITGGHISRFSDGLKGATAMTILGTILGAAAIAAGSGDAGMALMMGGQHLGQRSYLKYSRTQESAADQAGLTILEKTHQSGEGLITFLDYLGDQELLSSYQQDPYARTHPVSIERISKLQQRVTSSPWYKAPPDPVAEYKFRRMQAKLFGYLKPGQTTLNKYPLSDQSVFAKYARAFAYHKLHQVREAIGEINSLIEAYPKDPYFHETKGQILFENGFVREASDAYRLAVKYLPNNALIRVTFAQALLGTEDDSLVSEALESLEFALARDPNNYFAWLQASVAYHRKGNEAMTRYATAERFLLAGDVRGAMVNAKFAMDSLPKNSSEWIRAQDILVITQSNLSDEAQKKLPPLPEDKPDQDNQFRQTSARSALLKGY, encoded by the coding sequence ATGATGTCTTTCATATCGGCAAAATCCGGGTTTTCCAGAATCCTCTCTGTCATACTCCCAATCAGTATGGTCCTGAGTTCCGTTGCCCATGCCCAGCGCGGCGGCGGTTTGTCAATCCTCCGGGACGCGGAAATTGAAAAGACGATCCGGGATTTTTCAGAGCCCCTTTTTGAAGCGGCGGAACTAACCCCGGATTCGGTTGATACCTATCTTGTAAATGACAATACGCTCAATGCATTCGTGGCCGGCGGACAGAATATTTTCATCCATACCGGCCTGATTATCGAGGCAACCGACTATAACCAACTGGTTGGCGTCATTGCCCACGAAACCGGGCATATTACCGGCGGCCATATTTCTCGCTTTTCAGACGGCCTCAAAGGCGCCACGGCAATGACCATCCTCGGCACTATTCTCGGAGCTGCCGCAATTGCGGCAGGTTCAGGAGATGCCGGCATGGCCCTGATGATGGGAGGACAGCACCTTGGGCAGAGAAGCTACCTAAAGTACAGCAGGACCCAGGAATCCGCTGCCGACCAGGCCGGCCTGACCATACTGGAAAAGACACACCAGAGCGGTGAAGGCCTTATTACATTTCTTGACTATCTTGGCGACCAGGAGCTGCTGAGTTCCTATCAGCAGGACCCCTACGCCCGCACCCATCCGGTCAGTATCGAGCGGATTTCAAAACTGCAGCAACGGGTCACCTCCTCGCCCTGGTACAAGGCGCCACCGGATCCTGTCGCGGAATACAAGTTCCGCCGCATGCAGGCCAAACTATTTGGCTATCTGAAGCCGGGTCAAACAACCCTGAACAAATATCCGCTGTCGGACCAGAGCGTCTTTGCCAAATATGCCAGGGCCTTCGCCTATCACAAGCTGCACCAGGTCCGGGAAGCCATTGGCGAGATCAACTCGCTGATCGAGGCATATCCCAAAGACCCCTACTTCCATGAAACCAAAGGGCAAATTCTTTTTGAGAACGGATTTGTCAGGGAAGCCTCCGATGCTTACCGACTGGCGGTAAAATATCTGCCGAACAATGCCCTGATCCGGGTCACTTTTGCCCAGGCCCTGTTAGGGACAGAAGATGACAGCCTGGTTAGTGAGGCGCTGGAAAGTCTGGAATTTGCCCTGGCAAGAGATCCCAATAACTATTTTGCCTGGCTCCAGGCCTCCGTCGCCTATCATCGCAAAGGTAATGAGGCCATGACCAGATATGCGACGGCCGAACGGTTTCTTCTGGCCGGTGATGTTCGCGGCGCAATGGTAAATGCCAAATTTGCCATGGATAGCCTGCCAAAGAACTCCAGTGAATGGATCAGGGCACAGGACATACTTGTCATCACCCAGTCAAATCTCAGCGATGAGGCTCAGAAGAAACTCCCTCCTCTCCCCGAAGATAAACCGGATCAGGATAATCAGTTCAGGCAGACTTCTGCCAGAAGTGCCTTGCTCAAAGGATATTAA
- a CDS encoding DsbA family protein has product MNYRFPRLCRLAGSYIIITTSLLFSSSAISEDGSFSPAQKKEINSLIRQYILDNPDIIPEAIGILQQRHTSEVLKQLHVPIYQDGVSYIDGNPDGDVTVVEFLDYNCSVCKSSYATIENLKKQDPDLRVIYKEYPILAESSVTAAKAVLAAKRQGKYLELHRALLENSKPLTEKLIFKIAAGLGIDEQKLAIDMLDPLIERTLQENSALGERLNITGTPSFIIGDNILVGGYRLPTLKQAVADARAREE; this is encoded by the coding sequence ATGAATTACAGATTTCCCAGACTCTGCCGGCTTGCCGGCAGCTATATTATTATAACCACATCGCTGCTCTTCAGTTCTTCTGCCATCTCTGAAGACGGCTCTTTTTCACCGGCACAGAAAAAGGAAATCAACAGCCTGATCCGTCAGTATATTCTTGATAATCCTGATATTATTCCTGAAGCGATAGGTATTCTTCAGCAAAGGCATACTTCAGAGGTTCTCAAACAGCTGCATGTCCCGATTTATCAAGACGGTGTGAGCTATATAGACGGCAATCCCGACGGTGATGTGACTGTGGTCGAGTTTCTTGACTATAACTGTAGTGTTTGCAAGAGCAGCTACGCCACCATCGAAAATCTGAAAAAGCAGGATCCTGACCTGCGGGTCATTTACAAGGAATATCCTATACTGGCGGAAAGTTCGGTTACCGCTGCCAAAGCCGTCCTTGCCGCCAAACGCCAGGGCAAATATCTGGAACTTCACCGGGCGCTGCTGGAAAACAGCAAACCGTTGACTGAAAAACTGATCTTCAAAATTGCCGCAGGTCTGGGCATTGACGAACAGAAACTCGCCATAGATATGCTCGATCCTCTGATCGAAAGAACCCTTCAGGAAAATTCCGCCCTCGGAGAACGCCTGAATATAACCGGCACTCCCAGCTTTATCATCGGAGACAATATCCTGGTCGGCGGTTACCGCCTGCCAACCCTGAAGCAGGCTGTGGCAGACGCCCGGGCGAGAGAAGAATAA
- the ndk gene encoding nucleoside-diphosphate kinase has product MAIQRTFSIIKPDATKRNLTGAVTKKLEDGGLRVVASKRIRMTKEQAEGFYAVHKERPFFGELVEFMMSEPVVVQVLEGEDAVARNREIMGATNPEEAAPGTIRKEYALSIGENSVHGSDSQENAEIEIKFFFNDDEIVG; this is encoded by the coding sequence ATGGCTATCCAACGCACCTTTTCCATCATCAAACCAGATGCCACCAAACGCAACCTGACCGGTGCTGTGACTAAAAAGCTTGAAGACGGCGGCCTTCGTGTTGTCGCTTCCAAGCGCATCCGCATGACCAAAGAACAGGCTGAAGGTTTTTACGCCGTTCACAAGGAACGTCCTTTCTTTGGCGAACTGGTGGAGTTCATGATGTCAGAACCGGTTGTTGTTCAGGTTCTGGAAGGTGAAGATGCCGTGGCCCGCAACCGCGAGATCATGGGTGCAACTAACCCTGAAGAAGCTGCCCCCGGAACCATCCGCAAGGAATACGCCCTGTCCATCGGCGAAAATTCCGTTCACGGTTCAGATTCCCAGGAAAATGCTGAAATCGAGATCAAATTCTTCTTCAACGATGATGAAATCGTCGGCTGA
- a CDS encoding ABC-F family ATP-binding cassette domain-containing protein codes for MLQIQEVSYRVGGKLLLDGASARIPAGHKVGIVGRNGAGKSTLLRLISGALEVDSGRIQIQNRVRLGQVAQEAPGGPESLLETVLEADQELQSLETQAKTETDPHKIAEIHNRLADIDAHTAVSRAASILAGLGFDDEAQARPCSSFSGGWRMRVALACTLFTRPDLLLLDEPTNYLDLEGVMWLENFIRTYPFTVIIVSHDRDLLNSSVSAILHLDQHKLKLYTGGYDNFEKLRREQLALKQADIVKQEAARKHLQSFIDRFKAKASKAKQAQSRVKMLEKMGPLESIIEERGFSFEFPNPAPLAPPLLTVENGEVGYNTDSPVLSRLNLRMDMDDRIALLGQNGNGKSTFAKLVAGRLELMNGELKKSGKLEVGYFAQHQLDELNPKGTPLSHLTERMPDIAQSKVRAKLGSFSFGADKAETVVENLSGGEKARLLFCIMSLRAPHILILDEPTNHLDVESREALVHAINGYEGAVIMISHDRHLIEACADRLWLVHDGTVTPYEGDMEDYRKFILRQRAGSKPEKSKKTNQPIQSDNHQVELEKLEKQAAKLERNIETLEQEIAKYDRALKNPKLYDHDDPKSRAALKKFTQERADLSQQLEDKEADWVEISEKLEKHLKRA; via the coding sequence ATGTTACAAATTCAGGAAGTCAGTTACCGTGTTGGCGGGAAATTACTATTGGACGGTGCCTCGGCCCGCATCCCGGCCGGCCATAAGGTGGGGATTGTCGGACGCAATGGCGCCGGCAAGTCAACCCTCCTTCGACTGATATCCGGTGCGCTTGAAGTGGACAGCGGCCGTATACAGATACAGAACAGGGTTCGACTGGGTCAGGTGGCCCAGGAGGCACCGGGCGGGCCTGAAAGCCTGCTGGAGACGGTTCTGGAGGCTGATCAGGAATTACAGTCCCTTGAAACGCAGGCCAAGACGGAAACCGATCCGCACAAGATTGCCGAAATACATAACCGCCTGGCAGACATCGATGCCCATACCGCGGTTTCCCGCGCCGCCAGCATCCTGGCCGGTCTTGGTTTCGACGATGAGGCCCAGGCACGTCCCTGTTCGTCCTTTTCCGGCGGCTGGCGCATGCGTGTTGCCCTGGCCTGTACCCTGTTTACCCGCCCGGACCTGTTGCTGCTTGACGAACCGACCAACTATCTGGACCTTGAAGGTGTCATGTGGCTTGAAAATTTCATTCGCACCTACCCCTTTACCGTAATTATCGTGAGCCATGACCGGGACCTGCTCAACAGTTCCGTGTCCGCCATACTCCATCTTGATCAGCACAAGCTGAAGCTATACACAGGCGGCTACGACAATTTCGAGAAATTAAGACGCGAGCAACTGGCCCTGAAACAGGCTGATATCGTCAAGCAGGAAGCTGCCAGAAAACACCTGCAAAGCTTTATCGATCGTTTCAAGGCCAAGGCCAGCAAGGCCAAACAGGCACAGAGCCGGGTCAAGATGCTGGAAAAAATGGGCCCACTCGAGTCAATTATCGAGGAAAGGGGATTTTCATTCGAATTTCCCAATCCCGCTCCCTTGGCACCTCCCCTGTTGACGGTCGAAAATGGCGAAGTGGGATACAATACAGATAGCCCGGTTCTGAGCCGCCTGAACCTGCGCATGGATATGGATGACCGCATCGCCCTTCTGGGTCAGAATGGCAATGGTAAATCCACATTCGCAAAACTGGTTGCCGGCCGGCTCGAGCTCATGAACGGGGAATTGAAAAAATCCGGCAAACTGGAAGTCGGTTATTTTGCCCAGCATCAGCTGGATGAGCTTAATCCCAAAGGTACCCCGCTCAGCCATCTGACAGAGCGCATGCCGGATATAGCGCAGAGCAAGGTCAGAGCCAAACTGGGAAGTTTCAGCTTTGGCGCCGACAAGGCGGAAACCGTGGTGGAAAATCTCTCCGGCGGTGAAAAAGCCCGCTTGTTATTTTGTATCATGAGCCTTCGCGCCCCGCACATCCTGATCCTTGACGAGCCGACAAACCACCTTGATGTGGAAAGTCGTGAAGCGCTGGTTCATGCCATCAACGGCTATGAAGGCGCCGTTATCATGATCAGCCACGACAGGCACCTGATCGAAGCCTGTGCCGACCGCCTGTGGCTTGTCCACGACGGAACTGTGACACCTTACGAAGGCGATATGGAAGACTACCGGAAATTCATCCTGCGCCAACGCGCCGGCAGCAAACCGGAAAAATCAAAAAAGACCAATCAACCCATTCAGTCAGACAATCATCAGGTCGAGTTGGAAAAACTTGAAAAACAGGCGGCAAAACTGGAACGGAACATTGAAACCCTTGAGCAGGAAATCGCCAAATATGACCGGGCGCTGAAAAATCCAAAGCTTTATGATCACGACGATCCCAAGTCGAGGGCCGCCCTGAAGAAATTTACCCAGGAAAGAGCCGATCTGTCGCAACAGCTGGAAGATAAAGAAGCTGACTGGGTTGAAATCAGCGAAAAACTGGAGAAACATCTCAAGCGTGCATAA
- a CDS encoding DNA polymerase III subunit chi, translated as MSDISFYHLQRQTLLEALPKLLDKVLERGHRAVVMTGSRESMEELDQALWTYDPASFLPHGCKGSKWAGSQPVYITTENDNPNDADILVLADGRSLEDLSAYARILEMFDGTNPDMLQAARNRWTTYKAAGHTLTYWQQTDSGGWSRKDS; from the coding sequence ATGAGCGATATCAGCTTCTATCACCTGCAGCGCCAAACCCTGCTCGAAGCCCTGCCGAAACTTCTGGATAAGGTTCTGGAGCGGGGGCACCGGGCTGTTGTCATGACAGGAAGCCGGGAGAGTATGGAAGAACTGGATCAGGCCCTCTGGACTTATGATCCGGCAAGCTTTCTTCCCCATGGTTGCAAAGGCAGCAAGTGGGCGGGAAGTCAGCCCGTTTATATTACAACGGAAAATGACAATCCCAATGATGCGGATATTCTTGTTCTGGCGGATGGCAGGAGCCTGGAGGATTTATCGGCATATGCCAGAATTCTCGAAATGTTTGACGGAACAAACCCTGATATGCTGCAGGCTGCTCGCAATCGTTGGACAACTTATAAAGCTGCAGGTCATACGTTGACCTACTGGCAACAGACAGATTCCGGCGGGTGGTCCCGGAAAGACAGCTGA
- a CDS encoding leucyl aminopeptidase, producing the protein MKINFLKTDLPAKGNLVTFAYNDCRLSSFARKVDKEMGGQLSRALGAARFKGKFGEFLAVPAPAGLEVRNVYVMGLGNADDLNDLKMQQAGGKIIARLMSCGEEEISVAAEALKKADMSAEEVAANVAFGARLRRYRFDKYRTKEPEDKKPTVILFNVLCSAPSRAETVFGPLDKVADGVLFARDLVTEPGNVIYPESYVEHIRELSDLGVDVEVLGEDEMEELGMGALLGVGQGSASESHLVIMRWNGLDKKKAPLAFIGKGVTFDTGGISLKPGAGMEDMKFDMGGSAAVVGLMKALAGRKAKANVIGVVGLVENMPSGTAQRPGDVVTSMSGQTIEVINTDAEGRLVLCDALWYTQDRFKPKFMIDLATLTGAMMVALGQEYAGIFSNDDKISEQLFKAGEEVGEAVWRMPIGPAYDELINSDIADMKNMGNKYAGSITAAQFLQRFVNDVPWVHIDIAGTAWKQTPSDLADKGATGYGVRLLDRFIQENYED; encoded by the coding sequence ATGAAAATAAATTTCCTGAAAACCGATCTTCCCGCAAAAGGCAATTTGGTAACCTTCGCCTACAATGACTGCAGACTTTCCTCTTTTGCCAGAAAAGTTGACAAGGAAATGGGCGGTCAGTTGTCCCGGGCCCTGGGTGCTGCCAGGTTCAAAGGGAAATTTGGAGAGTTTTTGGCCGTTCCCGCACCGGCGGGCCTGGAGGTGCGGAATGTCTATGTCATGGGTCTCGGAAACGCTGATGATCTGAATGATCTCAAAATGCAGCAGGCCGGCGGTAAAATTATTGCCCGGCTCATGTCCTGCGGCGAGGAAGAAATCTCCGTTGCCGCCGAGGCACTGAAAAAAGCAGACATGAGCGCCGAGGAAGTGGCCGCGAATGTTGCTTTTGGCGCCAGACTCCGCCGCTATCGCTTTGATAAATACAGGACAAAGGAACCGGAAGACAAGAAGCCAACCGTGATCCTTTTCAATGTGTTATGTTCGGCACCGTCCAGGGCGGAAACTGTTTTCGGACCTTTGGACAAGGTGGCTGACGGTGTGCTTTTTGCCCGTGACCTTGTTACCGAACCAGGTAATGTGATCTACCCAGAAAGTTATGTGGAACATATCAGGGAACTTTCTGATCTTGGCGTTGATGTGGAAGTGCTTGGCGAAGACGAAATGGAAGAACTCGGCATGGGGGCCCTGCTTGGGGTCGGGCAGGGCAGTGCCAGTGAATCCCATCTGGTCATTATGCGCTGGAATGGTCTCGACAAGAAAAAAGCACCTCTTGCCTTTATCGGCAAAGGCGTGACCTTTGACACCGGCGGGATCAGCCTGAAACCGGGGGCCGGAATGGAAGATATGAAATTTGACATGGGCGGTTCCGCCGCCGTCGTCGGATTAATGAAAGCCCTTGCCGGCCGCAAGGCGAAGGCGAATGTCATTGGTGTTGTCGGTCTGGTTGAAAACATGCCCTCCGGAACGGCCCAGCGGCCTGGTGACGTTGTGACCAGCATGTCCGGCCAAACCATAGAAGTGATCAATACCGATGCCGAAGGGCGTCTGGTTCTTTGCGATGCGCTGTGGTACACACAGGACAGGTTCAAACCCAAATTCATGATTGACCTGGCTACCCTGACCGGCGCCATGATGGTTGCTCTCGGCCAGGAATATGCGGGTATTTTTTCCAACGATGACAAGATCTCCGAGCAGCTCTTCAAGGCCGGCGAAGAAGTCGGGGAAGCTGTCTGGCGCATGCCGATTGGTCCCGCCTACGACGAACTGATCAATTCTGATATTGCAGACATGAAAAACATGGGCAACAAATATGCCGGAAGTATCACCGCAGCGCAGTTCCTGCAGCGCTTTGTCAATGATGTTCCCTGGGTCCATATCGATATTGCCGGCACTGCCTGGAAACAGACCCCGTCTGATTTGGCTGACAAGGGTGCAACCGGTTACGGGGTCAGGCTGCTTGACCGGTTTATACAGGAAAACTACGAAGACTGA